The genome window TCGAGAGCCAAATTTAGCGCTTCGATATTTTCCTCGTCGCTCAAAAAAAGCGGCGTGATCATAAAAGGATATAAAAATAGCTCGTCCTCCACGATGACGGGTAGCTGCGCCGGGAACATTTTTGATTCGTAAATTTGCAAATTTAGCTCCTATTCAAACATTTTTCTATACCAAGGAAGCTGCGGAAGCACGATATTTGCGTCGTTTAGCGGCGATGCTTGCACCTTTTCTTTATAAATTTGCGCCGACTCATCCCTGCCAGTGCGCTCATACAGATCGGCTATCTGCACGTCTAGGTTGTAGATTGCGAGCTTAAATTTAACCAGCATAGTTTCTATCAGCGGGCGATACTGGGTGTTTGGATAGATGTAGAGAAATTTTTCTATCTCGGCGATGCTGTCTTGCATTAGCTTTTGGTTTCGATTGGGCTGCGAGAATGAATCAAAATTCGCCTTTATCTTTAGATACTGCGCAAATTCGCTCCTAGGGCCGCTATCGCCGTATCTTTTAAGGTATTCGTCTAGGTAAAAATTCGCCATCAAGTACTCTTCGTCGTTGGCGTGAGCTTGGGCTAGGATTAGTAGCATTTGCTCCAAAAGCGGACTAGCTACGTGCTCGCTAGACATCGCCGTGTAGTGTTTGTCGGCGCTTTCTAGGTCGCGATTTTTGATATCGCCGATGATCTCGGAATACCACTGATCCGGCGTTAGATTATAAAGTTCCGTGTATTTGTCGGCACAACCGCCGATTAAACAAACAAAAAATACCGCAGATAAAAATTTGATCAAATTTTTCATACGTTCCCTTAAATTTAAATTTTTTAAATGGGTTATTTTACCATTGTTTTTGTTGCTTTTTGGTAAATTTTTGTTTTATTTATGCTTAAAAATAGAAAAATTTGGGTACAATTCGCGTAAAAGGTAAATGTATAATTAAGGAGATGTATATGGTTTTTCAAGTCAAAAGTCCGATTTTAGGCTTTGAGCATATCAAAAGTTACGAACTAAAAGAGCTAGATCAATTTTTCGTAAAGCTTCAAAGCAAGGACGATGAGACGTCTTTTACCGCGATAAACCCGTACGCCTTGAGAAATTACGAATTTGATATACCGACGTACTACCAGGAGCTGATGGACATAAACGACAAAAGCGAGCTAAGGATCTACAACATCATGGTCGTAAGCACCCCAATCGAGACCTCGACGGTAAATTTCATCGCTCCTATCGTTTGCAATATGACAAACATGACACTCTCTCAAATAGTGCTTGACGCGTGGGCATATCCGATGTATAAACAGGCCGAAAAAATTTCGGATTTTATAGAAAAATAAATTGCTTCTCAGCAAGAGGAAAAATTGAAATGAAAAACATTAAATTTGCGCTAATTGCGCTTGTGACTTTATCTAGCGGACTTTTTGCCTTTGAGCATGACGGACTGGAACACCCAATAGTATGGAAACAAACCGGCGCCACTAACGATATCGGAGTATATACAGACATAAAAGAGGGTATGGTAAGAAGGTCTATAGTAGGCAAAGACGGCAAAGAAATGAAACGCATATACGGCGATATGGATATCATAGGCGCAACCATATCCGTACCGACAAACGGCGGATACAATTATGTGCCGGTAACTGGTACATTATGGAAGGGAACGCTTACTAATATTAAGGGTATTGACGATGCAAACTATAGAT of Campylobacter showae contains these proteins:
- the fliW gene encoding flagellar assembly protein FliW yields the protein MVFQVKSPILGFEHIKSYELKELDQFFVKLQSKDDETSFTAINPYALRNYEFDIPTYYQELMDINDKSELRIYNIMVVSTPIETSTVNFIAPIVCNMTNMTLSQIVLDAWAYPMYKQAEKISDFIEK
- a CDS encoding outer membrane protein assembly factor BamD, which produces MKNLIKFLSAVFFVCLIGGCADKYTELYNLTPDQWYSEIIGDIKNRDLESADKHYTAMSSEHVASPLLEQMLLILAQAHANDEEYLMANFYLDEYLKRYGDSGPRSEFAQYLKIKANFDSFSQPNRNQKLMQDSIAEIEKFLYIYPNTQYRPLIETMLVKFKLAIYNLDVQIADLYERTGRDESAQIYKEKVQASPLNDANIVLPQLPWYRKMFE